Proteins encoded in a region of the Paramagnetospirillum magneticum AMB-1 genome:
- a CDS encoding recombinase family protein, producing MSAPNKPIRKVRCAVYTRKSSEEGLEMEFNSLDAQRESCEAYIASQRAEGWVPVPNRYDDGGFSGGNLERPALKRLLNDIEAGLVDVVVVYKIDRLSRSLMDFSKLVEAFDRNDVTFVSVTQSFNTTTSMGRLTLNILLSFAQFEREVIGERIRDKFAASRRKGMWMGGVPPLGYDVVARKLVVNEAEADLVRHIFRRFLQVGSATLLIKELNAAGHRTKSWVTQDGKERQGVPFTKNFLYKMLGNRVYLGEAVHKGESHAGEHAAIIDLTTWERIEAVKADNAPMKRAAAARATTPAPLKGLVICAHCGRAMTPSHTRKKGRLYRYYTCMKAITAGHESCPVRSVAAGEIETAVIGQVRALLRAPEIRARAERMAPHVAATDLHAALDRFDEVWDELFPAEQARILHLMVEQVAISTDGADLRLRAEGLSSVVADITALQNARSAA from the coding sequence ATGAGCGCTCCAAATAAGCCGATTCGAAAAGTCCGCTGCGCCGTCTATACCCGCAAGTCCTCGGAAGAGGGGCTGGAGATGGAATTCAACAGCCTGGATGCCCAGCGGGAATCCTGCGAAGCCTATATCGCCAGCCAACGGGCCGAGGGTTGGGTGCCGGTGCCCAACCGCTATGATGATGGTGGGTTTTCCGGCGGCAATCTCGAACGGCCCGCCCTGAAGCGCCTGCTGAACGACATCGAGGCCGGGCTGGTCGATGTGGTGGTGGTCTACAAGATCGACCGCCTCAGCCGCTCCTTGATGGATTTCTCCAAGCTGGTCGAGGCGTTCGACCGCAACGACGTCACCTTCGTCTCGGTCACCCAGTCCTTCAACACCACCACCTCCATGGGGCGGCTGACGCTGAACATCCTGCTGTCCTTTGCCCAATTCGAGCGAGAGGTGATCGGTGAACGCATCCGCGACAAATTCGCCGCCTCACGCAGGAAAGGGATGTGGATGGGGGGCGTGCCGCCGCTCGGCTATGACGTGGTGGCCCGCAAGCTGGTGGTCAACGAGGCCGAGGCCGATCTGGTGCGCCACATCTTCCGCCGCTTCCTGCAGGTTGGTTCCGCCACCCTGCTGATCAAGGAACTGAACGCCGCTGGCCATCGCACCAAGTCCTGGGTCACCCAGGACGGCAAGGAGCGCCAGGGCGTGCCCTTCACCAAGAACTTCCTCTACAAGATGCTCGGCAACCGGGTCTATCTGGGTGAGGCCGTCCACAAGGGTGAATCCCATGCGGGCGAACATGCGGCCATCATCGACCTGACCACCTGGGAACGGATCGAGGCGGTGAAGGCCGACAACGCCCCCATGAAACGCGCGGCGGCGGCCCGTGCCACCACCCCGGCCCCATTGAAGGGGTTGGTAATCTGCGCCCATTGCGGCCGGGCCATGACGCCCAGCCACACCCGCAAGAAAGGGCGGCTGTACCGCTATTATACCTGCATGAAGGCCATCACCGCTGGCCATGAGTCCTGCCCGGTGCGTAGCGTCGCCGCGGGCGAGATCGAGACGGCGGTGATCGGGCAGGTCCGCGCCCTGCTGCGTGCCCCGGAAATCCGGGCACGGGCGGAACGGATGGCCCCGCATGTGGCGGCGACGGATCTGCATGCCGCTCTCGACCGGTTCGATGAGGTCTGGGATGAACTCTTCCCTGCCGAGCAGGCCCGCATCCTCCATTTGATGGTCGAACAGGTGGCCATCTCGACCGACGGGGCGGACTTGCGCCTGCGAGCCGAAGGGCTGTCCAGCGTCGTGGCCGACATCACCGCCCTCCAGAACGCTCGGAGCGCCGCATGA
- a CDS encoding tetrahydromethanopterin S-methyltransferase subunit A, whose protein sequence is MLAAVETIHHELGTAIGLAKCRKCGCLGEFLDGLVLAVDLPTEAMALVEEARAGRQRMEAVEYPCLGCSHCYPAVASNALAQAFPQLDLHAACGFEIREGWPPVPGDYFVLCHGADCTVAVSTLGDVALAARIADLKPPALCMVGKTETENIGIDKVVRNVAANPDITTLILVGQDPPGHQPGRTLLALAENGVDEAMRVIGSPGKRPILRNVTPDEVATFRQRVQIIDLIGEIDPGRIIAAIEQHNTPAPQKPSCGCSSCPTTSPATSEPPMVQAGEPRSIEMDKAGYFVVLPQRPERRLLVEHYGYDNALLRRIEGADSRTIYWTIIENGWVSQLSHAAYLGKELARAEAAMLHGYEYTQDGA, encoded by the coding sequence ATGCTGGCTGCCGTGGAGACCATCCATCACGAGTTGGGGACGGCCATCGGTCTCGCCAAATGCCGGAAGTGCGGCTGTCTTGGCGAATTCCTTGACGGTCTGGTGTTGGCAGTGGACCTGCCCACCGAAGCGATGGCCCTGGTCGAGGAGGCTCGGGCAGGGCGGCAGCGGATGGAGGCCGTCGAATACCCGTGCCTCGGCTGCTCCCACTGCTATCCGGCGGTGGCCTCCAATGCTCTGGCTCAAGCGTTCCCCCAGCTTGATCTCCATGCGGCCTGCGGTTTCGAGATCCGGGAGGGGTGGCCGCCGGTTCCCGGCGATTACTTCGTGCTGTGCCATGGGGCTGATTGCACCGTGGCCGTCTCCACCCTGGGCGATGTCGCCCTGGCAGCACGGATCGCCGATCTCAAGCCACCGGCCCTGTGCATGGTCGGCAAGACCGAAACCGAGAACATCGGCATCGACAAGGTGGTGCGCAACGTCGCCGCCAATCCTGACATCACCACGCTCATTCTTGTCGGCCAAGACCCGCCGGGGCACCAGCCGGGCCGCACGCTGCTGGCCCTGGCCGAAAACGGCGTCGATGAGGCCATGCGGGTGATCGGCTCACCCGGCAAGCGCCCGATTTTGCGGAACGTGACCCCGGACGAGGTGGCGACCTTCAGGCAACGTGTCCAGATCATCGACCTGATCGGGGAAATCGACCCAGGGCGTATCATCGCTGCTATCGAACAGCACAACACCCCGGCCCCGCAGAAGCCGTCCTGCGGCTGCTCGTCCTGTCCCACCACGTCCCCGGCGACCAGTGAACCGCCGATGGTCCAGGCCGGGGAGCCGAGATCCATCGAGATGGACAAGGCGGGCTACTTCGTGGTCCTGCCGCAACGCCCGGAGAGACGGCTTCTCGTCGAGCATTACGGCTACGACAACGCCTTGCTGCGGCGAATCGAAGGGGCAGATTCCCGCACCATCTACTGGACGATCATCGAGAACGGCTGGGTGAGCCAACTCAGCCACGCCGCCTATCTCGGCAAGGAGTTGGCGCGTGCCGAAGCGGCGATGCTGCACGGCTATGAATACACCCAGGATGGCGCCTGA
- a CDS encoding DUF2924 domain-containing protein — protein MTSALLTQIAGLPVLPTPRLREMWRDLTGTEPPPYNRTFLVRRLAYRLQELAFGGLSAKAERRIDDLIYELENPKKAKPRDLDTPIPGTKLIREWQGVMHEVTTEADGYEYQGRRFKSLSAVARAITGTRWNGPLFFGLRRSGALGGGK, from the coding sequence ATGACCAGCGCGCTCCTGACACAAATCGCCGGGCTGCCCGTCTTGCCGACGCCCAGGCTCAGGGAAATGTGGCGAGACCTGACCGGCACCGAGCCGCCGCCCTACAATCGCACCTTCCTGGTCCGGCGGCTGGCCTATCGCCTGCAGGAACTGGCCTTCGGCGGCTTGTCGGCGAAGGCTGAACGCCGCATCGACGATCTGATTTACGAATTGGAGAATCCGAAGAAGGCCAAGCCCAGGGATCTGGACACCCCGATCCCCGGCACCAAGCTGATCCGCGAATGGCAAGGCGTGATGCACGAGGTGACGACGGAGGCCGATGGCTATGAATATCAGGGCCGCCGGTTCAAGAGCCTGTCGGCGGTGGCTCGCGCCATCACCGGCACCCGCTGGAATGGGCCGCTGTTCTTTGGGCTTCGGCGCTCCGGTGCCCTGGGAGGTGGCAAATGA
- a CDS encoding MFS transporter — translation MNEPSVVPGDQAGSGLPAQAIPKGVWALGFVSLLMDTSSEMIHSLLPVFLTSVLGVSALSIGIIEGIAEAIAAITKVFSGAISDWAGKRKPLVLFGYGLAALTKPVFALAPSLGWVITARFADRLGKGIRGAPRDALVADLTPPHLMGAAFGLRQSLDTVGAFAGPIIAILVMGLTSDDYRLLFWIATIPALLAVLLIVFGIREPTTHKGAAKARLSWAEVKRFPLAYWVVVAIAMLMTLARFSEGFLLLRAQSVGLQAALVPLVFVAMNIVYAASSYPVGHLSDRLGRRGLLLGGFSVLIVADLVLAQASGIAQVMVGVALWGLHMGMTQGLLATLVADTAPASLRGTAFGVFNLASGIALLFASVIAGWLWTVIGPSATFQAGAAFTAIAVVALLFWRGDR, via the coding sequence ATGAACGAACCATCCGTTGTTCCCGGAGATCAGGCCGGTTCTGGCCTGCCTGCGCAAGCCATTCCCAAGGGCGTCTGGGCACTAGGCTTCGTCAGCCTGCTGATGGACACCTCGTCGGAGATGATCCACAGCCTGCTGCCGGTGTTCCTGACCTCGGTGCTGGGCGTCAGCGCCCTGTCGATCGGCATCATCGAAGGTATCGCCGAGGCGATTGCGGCCATCACCAAGGTGTTCTCCGGCGCGATCAGCGATTGGGCGGGCAAGCGCAAGCCGCTGGTGCTGTTCGGCTATGGCCTCGCCGCCCTGACCAAGCCGGTGTTCGCCCTGGCTCCCTCATTGGGCTGGGTGATCACCGCCCGTTTTGCCGACCGTTTGGGCAAGGGCATCCGGGGGGCGCCCCGTGACGCCCTGGTGGCCGACCTGACGCCGCCGCATCTGATGGGAGCCGCTTTCGGGTTGCGTCAGTCGCTCGATACGGTAGGAGCCTTCGCCGGGCCGATCATCGCCATCCTGGTGATGGGGCTGACCAGTGACGACTACCGGCTGTTATTCTGGATCGCCACCATCCCGGCGCTGCTGGCGGTGCTGTTGATCGTCTTCGGCATTCGGGAACCTACCACCCACAAGGGGGCGGCCAAGGCCCGCCTGTCCTGGGCCGAGGTCAAGCGATTTCCCCTGGCCTATTGGGTGGTAGTCGCCATTGCCATGCTGATGACTCTGGCCCGATTCAGCGAGGGCTTCCTGCTGCTGCGGGCGCAGTCGGTCGGGCTGCAAGCCGCTTTGGTGCCGCTGGTCTTCGTCGCCATGAACATCGTCTATGCCGCAAGCTCCTATCCGGTCGGCCATCTGTCCGACCGGCTGGGGCGGCGTGGGCTGCTGCTGGGCGGTTTCTCTGTCCTGATCGTCGCCGATCTGGTGCTGGCCCAGGCCAGCGGCATTGCCCAGGTCATGGTGGGCGTGGCGCTATGGGGGCTGCACATGGGCATGACCCAGGGGCTGCTCGCCACCCTGGTTGCCGACACCGCCCCGGCCAGCTTGCGCGGCACCGCCTTCGGCGTGTTCAATCTGGCGTCCGGCATCGCCCTGTTGTTCGCCAGCGTGATCGCGGGCTGGCTATGGACCGTCATCGGTCCATCGGCAACCTTCCAGGCGGGAGCAGCCTTCACCGCCATCGCCGTCGTGGCCCTGCTGTTCTGGCGGGGAGATCGATGA
- a CDS encoding recombinase family protein, whose translation MSTEHQQYSTENQADAIRQYADDHGFEIVRTYRDDGKSGLRLDGRKALQNLLDDVQSGRADFSIVLVYDVSRWGRFQNPDEGAYYELCCDLAGIAVHYCAEQFDNDGSPFSHIIKALKRTMAGEYCRELSVKVFTGQRRLITLGYRQGGPAGFGLRRQLIDHTGTQKNVLDRGEQKSIQTDRVILIPGPPEEIEVVRSIYRAFVVDGKSEREIALALNGRGIATDLGRPWTRGTVHQVLINEKYIGNNVWNRRSFKLKKKRVENAPDDWVRADAVFSPIIDHALFDAAQTIIRGRSQRLSSEEMLELLRELLERRGFLSGIMIDEADHCPSSSAYQSRFGSLLRAYELVGFTPDRDYRYIEINRLLRRMHPQVLADTVAGIEQTGGRVEQDPVTDLLTINREFTASLVIVRCQETPAGSLRWHIRLDTGLCPDITIAVRMDPANAQARDYYLLPNRDMTGPRLRLGEHNGIALDSFRFDTLEPLFGMAARIGLLEVA comes from the coding sequence ATGTCCACCGAGCATCAACAGTACTCGACCGAAAATCAGGCCGATGCCATCCGGCAGTACGCGGATGACCACGGCTTTGAAATCGTGCGGACCTATCGTGACGATGGCAAAAGCGGCCTGCGTCTGGATGGCCGCAAGGCGCTGCAGAATTTACTAGATGACGTTCAGAGCGGTCGGGCCGACTTTTCCATTGTGCTGGTTTACGACGTCAGCCGCTGGGGCCGGTTCCAAAATCCCGACGAGGGCGCCTATTACGAACTGTGCTGCGATCTGGCCGGTATCGCCGTCCATTATTGCGCCGAGCAATTCGACAACGACGGCAGCCCGTTTTCCCACATCATCAAGGCCCTGAAGCGGACCATGGCCGGTGAATATTGCCGGGAATTATCGGTCAAGGTCTTCACCGGCCAGCGCCGATTGATCACGCTGGGCTATCGGCAAGGCGGCCCGGCCGGTTTCGGTCTGCGCCGCCAGTTGATCGACCATACCGGAACCCAGAAGAACGTCCTGGATAGGGGCGAGCAGAAGAGCATTCAGACCGACCGCGTCATCCTGATTCCCGGCCCGCCCGAGGAAATTGAAGTCGTCCGGTCCATCTACCGCGCCTTCGTCGTGGACGGGAAGTCGGAGCGCGAGATCGCCCTGGCGCTCAATGGACGCGGGATCGCCACGGATCTCGGCCGACCGTGGACACGCGGCACCGTCCACCAGGTGCTGATCAATGAGAAATACATCGGCAACAATGTCTGGAACCGCCGCTCCTTCAAGCTGAAGAAAAAGCGTGTCGAAAATGCCCCGGACGATTGGGTGCGGGCCGATGCCGTTTTTTCCCCGATCATCGACCATGCCCTATTTGACGCGGCCCAAACCATCATCCGGGGGCGCTCACAACGGCTGTCGAGCGAAGAGATGCTGGAGTTATTGCGGGAGTTGCTGGAGCGGCGGGGCTTTCTGTCCGGCATCATGATCGACGAGGCGGACCATTGCCCATCCAGCAGCGCCTATCAAAGCCGCTTCGGCAGCCTGCTCAGAGCCTATGAACTGGTCGGCTTCACTCCCGACCGGGATTATCGCTATATCGAGATCAACCGGCTCCTGCGGCGGATGCATCCGCAAGTCCTGGCCGACACCGTTGCCGGGATCGAGCAGACTGGCGGCCGCGTGGAGCAAGACCCGGTCACCGACCTTTTGACCATCAACCGGGAATTCACCGCCTCGCTGGTGATCGTCCGCTGCCAGGAAACACCGGCAGGATCGCTCCGCTGGCATATCCGCCTTGATACGGGTCTCTGTCCGGACATCACCATCGCCGTGCGGATGGACCCGGCGAACGCTCAAGCGCGCGACTATTATCTCCTTCCCAACCGGGACATGACCGGGCCGAGGCTCCGCCTGGGTGAACACAACGGAATCGCGCTGGACTCCTTTCGTTTCGACACCCTTGAACCGTTGTTCGGCATGGCCGCGCGGATCGGATTGCTGGAGGTTGCATGA